One part of the Ralstonia pickettii genome encodes these proteins:
- a CDS encoding ribbon-helix-helix domain-containing protein: MCEFFVTADPILYESRTRSVRIHGVHTSIRLENFVWDTLAILAADENMTTNALIVQFHDEILHHRGDVQNFTSFLRVTCLRYLRRKCDQLEAARQAEGVMQAQMAPQKRTLQTTH; the protein is encoded by the coding sequence ATGTGTGAATTCTTCGTCACCGCTGATCCCATTCTTTATGAGTCGCGTACGCGCTCCGTGCGCATTCATGGGGTACACACCAGCATCCGACTGGAAAACTTTGTCTGGGATACCTTGGCGATCCTCGCCGCGGATGAAAACATGACCACCAACGCGCTGATCGTCCAGTTTCACGACGAGATCCTGCATCACAGGGGCGACGTTCAGAATTTCACGTCCTTCCTGCGGGTGACCTGCCTGCGCTACCTTCGTCGCAAATGCGACCAGCTCGAAGCTGCACGGCAGGCTGAGGGGGTGATGCAGGCACAGATGGCACCGCAGAAGAGAACACTACAGACTACCCACTGA
- the gloB gene encoding hydroxyacylglutathione hydrolase, which yields MLTLRPLPAFADNYIWVLHDERHAWVVDPGESAQVLDYLQKHGLVLQGILLTHHHSDHVGGVQALRQQTGAAVYGPAGEPIPEPARRLRQGDRVDVLEQQFEVIDVPGHTAGHIAYFSAACPDGPLLFCGDTLFSGGCGRLFEGTPEPMLASLDTLAALPAQTQVCPAHEYTLANLRFAQTVEPSNEALARHVRYCEMLRAQGLPTLPSRLGLERQINPFLRSREPSVRQSLSPLPSASLGDVHVFAALREWKNNFQ from the coding sequence ATGTTGACACTTCGACCGTTGCCGGCGTTCGCTGACAACTACATTTGGGTATTGCATGATGAACGACACGCTTGGGTCGTGGATCCTGGGGAGTCTGCACAAGTGCTCGACTATCTGCAGAAGCACGGTCTGGTTCTGCAGGGAATACTTCTGACGCACCATCACTCCGACCATGTCGGCGGAGTGCAGGCGCTGCGCCAGCAAACCGGTGCTGCTGTCTACGGTCCGGCGGGCGAGCCGATTCCCGAGCCTGCGCGCCGGCTGAGGCAGGGCGATCGGGTGGATGTCTTGGAGCAGCAGTTTGAGGTGATCGATGTGCCGGGACATACCGCCGGCCACATCGCTTATTTCAGTGCTGCCTGCCCCGATGGACCGCTCTTGTTTTGCGGGGACACGCTGTTTTCGGGAGGCTGTGGAAGGTTGTTCGAGGGCACACCGGAGCCGATGCTGGCATCTCTCGATACGCTCGCGGCCTTGCCGGCGCAGACGCAAGTGTGTCCCGCGCATGAATACACGCTAGCCAACCTGCGGTTCGCGCAGACGGTCGAACCATCTAACGAAGCTCTGGCCCGCCACGTGCGCTATTGCGAGATGTTGCGCGCGCAAGGATTGCCGACGCTACCGAGCCGCCTTGGGCTCGAGCGTCAGATCAACCCGTTCCTTCGCTCGCGCGAACCCAGCGTGCGGCAGTCGCTCAGTCCGTTGCCGTCAGCCAGTCTTGGCGATGTGCACGTCTTTGCCGCGCTTCGCGAATGGAAAAACAACTTTCAATGA
- a CDS encoding VOC family protein, with protein sequence MAKLIHTMIRVRDLDASLKFYREVLDLTPSHTLDFPDFGLVYLRNAENDVELELTLNKGRQEPYTHGDGYGHVAVVVDDVASKHAELLRAGYEPLAVKEFKANDALLARFFFIQDPDGYKIEVLERLGHYR encoded by the coding sequence ATGGCCAAGCTCATCCATACGATGATCCGCGTGCGCGACCTGGACGCGTCGCTGAAGTTTTACCGCGAGGTACTGGACCTCACGCCCTCGCATACGCTCGATTTTCCGGACTTCGGGCTCGTCTACCTGCGCAATGCAGAGAACGATGTTGAACTGGAACTGACTTTGAACAAGGGCCGCCAGGAGCCCTACACCCACGGCGACGGCTATGGCCATGTGGCCGTGGTTGTCGACGATGTGGCCAGCAAGCATGCCGAATTGCTCAGGGCGGGCTACGAGCCGCTGGCGGTCAAGGAATTCAAGGCAAACGATGCGTTGCTAGCCCGCTTCTTCTTCATCCAGGATCCGGACGGCTACAAGATCGAGGTGCTTGAGCGCCTCGGTCACTATCGCTGA